The sequence below is a genomic window from Candidatus Methylomirabilota bacterium.
GGTGATCCACTTCTTTCGCGGACCCGACGGCGTCGATCGCCGGGTCTACCCGGACGAGGAGACGTACTGGGGAGACCTTCTGGCCGTCTACCGCGCCGAGATCACCGAGCTGGGCCGCCTCGGCTGCCGCTACGTCCAGCTCGATGAGGTGCCGATGGCGCTGCTCTGCGACGCGAAGATCCGGGACCGCCTGGCCGGCTGGGGCTGGGATTGGCGCCGGCTGCTGGCGCGATACGTCTGGGCGGCCAACGAGGCGATTCACGACCGCCCGCCGGACATGGTCGTGGGCATGCACATGTGCCGGGGCAACTTCCGCGGCCACTGGATCGGCTCGGGCGGCTACGAGCCGGTCGCCGAGGCGGTCTTCGCCGGGACGGGCGTCGACGTGTTCCTGCTCGAGTACGACAGCCCCCGTGCCGGCGACTTCCGCCCGTTGCGCTTCGTGCCTCCCGGCAAGGCCGTCGTCCTCGGGCTCGTCACCACGAAGCACCCGGCCCTCGAGCCGGACGCCGCGCTTCGCCGGCGGATCGACGAGGCCGCGAACGTCGTACCCCTCGAGCGCCTGGCGCTGAGCCCGCAGTGCGGCTTCGGGACGACCGTCGGCGGCACCCCCATGACCGAGGCCGAACAGTGGCAGAAGCTCGGTCTCGTCGGCCGCGTCGCCGCCGCGGTATGGGGGTAGCGGAAGCCCCTCGGCCCCGGTCGCGTCGCGGTGCACTGTGAGACGGTGACGGTCTGAAGGCGCCGGCGGCATCGTAGTGACGTGCCCCGGTCCGGCGGTCCCGGGGCCCGCTCGCGTCGAGCCATCGAGAGCCTGCGCCGCTGACCAAGTGTTATCCTGGACCCAGACCCACAGCGCGGTTGGCGCAAGGTCGCCGGTAGGAGGAGTCTCGCGATGGCGGTCGAGTTGGTCAGGCACCGGTTCACGGTGGCGGACTTCCATCGGATGGCCGAGGCTGGGATCCTGGGCGGGGACGATCGGGTCGAACTGATCGACGGCGAGATCGTGGAGATGACGCCCATCGGAAGCCGGCACGCGGCCTGTGTGGACCGGCTGGCCCAGCTCTTCTTCGAACAAGTGGGGCGGCGGGCCATCGTCCGCGTCCAGAGCCCCATCCGGCTGGGGGAACACTCCGAGCCTCAGCCCGATGTGACGCTGCTTCGCCCCCATCCGGACTTCTATGCGGCCGCACATCCACGCCCTGAGGATGTTCTGCTGGTGGTGGAGGTGGCGGAGACCTCGGCCCAGCTCGACCGGACCGTCAAGGCGCCGTTGTACGCGCGGGCCGGCATTCCGGAACTCTGGCTGGTGGACCTGGAGGCGGAGGCGATCGTGGTTCATCGGCTCGCGTCGTCCGAGGGGTATCGGGACGTGCGGACGGCGCGGCGGGGGCAGCGCCTCTCTGTGGGCACCCCGCTGG
It includes:
- a CDS encoding Uma2 family endonuclease translates to MAVELVRHRFTVADFHRMAEAGILGGDDRVELIDGEIVEMTPIGSRHAACVDRLAQLFFEQVGRRAIVRVQSPIRLGEHSEPQPDVTLLRPHPDFYAAAHPRPEDVLLVVEVAETSAQLDRTVKAPLYARAGIPELWLVDLEAEAIVVHRLASSEGYRDVRTARRGQRLSVGTPLELDVAADAVLGERPA
- a CDS encoding 5-methyltetrahydropteroyltriglutamate--homocysteine S-methyltransferase, which produces MTAATPTRLVGRADHIGSLLRPRALKDAYQRLSAGELDAAGFAEVLDGAIREAIRRQEAAGLGAVTDGEFRRRSWFAGFVDSVDGLVHRDTHVNFMEGEADSLSVPVPHTEGRIRRTRGIATAEFAFARSVATRPVKITLPSPSVIHFFRGPDGVDRRVYPDEETYWGDLLAVYRAEITELGRLGCRYVQLDEVPMALLCDAKIRDRLAGWGWDWRRLLARYVWAANEAIHDRPPDMVVGMHMCRGNFRGHWIGSGGYEPVAEAVFAGTGVDVFLLEYDSPRAGDFRPLRFVPPGKAVVLGLVTTKHPALEPDAALRRRIDEAANVVPLERLALSPQCGFGTTVGGTPMTEAEQWQKLGLVGRVAAAVWG